The Anguilla rostrata isolate EN2019 chromosome 2, ASM1855537v3, whole genome shotgun sequence genome contains the following window.
AAGTGGCTAACATCGAAACAAAATGTTAATAACGTATCCGAAACACTGTCCACTCGAAAACGAACATAGCTAATGTGGTAAGATCAACTGTCAGGTCTTCTCCACCCTATATAATGTGTgcaatacaatataatacagTAAAATAGAAGGGCAAAGCATACTTCCAAATTAATGCTGTATTAAAGTCACAAGTGTTATCAGGTCTATATTATCCCATCTACATTAAACGTATCCCTAGTATGCTTCATTTTCTGCTCTAGATTTTTTTTACGATTTTATGCTGCTTCTGGAAACTTTGcattgaatgaataaataagtgtaAAATCTATTGATTCGTGCAGTTCTGCGACGAAGCTACAGTAAATGCGTAAGGAAGAAAATATTACTTTCTTGCTATCGCCTAAGTACATACAAGGTTTCAGATGCAACGAATTATTAAGTGGATGCAAGCGACACCATTGACATCTTAAAGTATTTCCAGATTTGATAGTAAATCTACATTTATATAATGGTTTTTAGTTGTTCTTGATATACACATCACGCGAATGTGTACGTAGCTATTCATATAGTCTGTGCGTAAAAATAATGAGTCCCGATGAACATAATTTATAAAAGcgataaaagaaataataataatctcatcTACAATaattttgaatcattttttcCTAAACCGTTAAGAATGGGCAATCTTTAATCATGATGAGCATATGAAAAGCTTcagattataaaaatgaatgaaaactctcgtgctcgctccctccctctctttgccctcttcctctcctgtcGCTCTCACCAGCAAtcgcaaaacacacacacacatacacacacacacacacacacacacaccaatcactTCGTTTGACAAGCCAGGTTCATCTTTGAAGCCATATTATTATGTTCTTTTCGTGAAAATAATAAGCATCATCTGGATACACCATGGAATCAAAACTACAAAATGCACGCTTAGTAAATTAATTTTCGTTACGATTACTTTGGTTATTTTGGAGGTGATCCATGTGAGGGAGAGTTGGGTGTCTGACGTCAGAAGCTGCGGAGATTCTACACTACAGACTATCTTCGCCACCAACAAATATTGGTCTGGTAAACGAGACAAGTAGCTCCTTTGAAAAGTTAGCTAAAACAATATTAAAGACGCAAAACGTCGAAGGGGCAATGAATCATAACAGGTCCGGAAACTTCAACGTCAGTCCTCCTCTCAACAGCAGCTCCGGTTCCGTGGACGAGCTTGTAATCACATCGACTTTTGGGACATTGCTGTCGCTAGTGTACATAGTTGGAGTGTCCGGGAATGTATATACGCTGGTGGTGATGTGTCATTCTATCCGGTTCGCTACTTCCATGTACATCTCTATCATTAACCTTGCGCTGGCAGATCTGCTTTACCTCTCCACTATCCCATTCGTGGTATGCACCTATTTCCTCAAGGACTGGTACTTCGGAGACGTGGGCTGCCGTATTCTGCTGAGTCTCGACCTGCTGACTATGCACGCGAGCATCTTTACACTAACGGTAATGTGTACGGAGCGCTACTTAGCAGTTACAAAGCCTTTGGATACCGTTAAGCGCTCCAAAAGCTACCGCAAAGCCATGGCCGGAGGCGTTTGGATGCTGTCATTGGTTCTTACTATTCCTATGATGACTATGGTCAACCAGACCACCAAACAGTCGGACGGCGGCGTGAAAAGGATGTGTGCGCCCACCTGGGGCACTGAGGCGTATAAGATTTACCTGAGTATCCTTTTCAGCACAAGTATTATGGCGCCTGGGATAATAATTGGGTACCTGTACACTAAATTAGCCCGCACTTACCTAGAGTCTCAGAGGAATTCGGCCACCAACAAAGGGAATAAGCGCTCTCCAAAGCAGAAAGTACTTATCATGATATTCACCATCGTGCTGGTGTTCTGGGCGTGCTTTCTTCCCTTCTGGATTTGGCAGCTTCTTCCCCTGTATCACAAACCCCTGCGTCTGGCCTCTCACACCCATACCTGCATTAACTACCTGGTGGCCTGTCTCACGTACAGCAACAGCTGTATCAACCCTTTTCTTTACACGCTGCTCACGAAAAACTACAGGGAGTACCTTAAAAATCGCCACCGGAGTTTCTACCGCTACACGTCATCCTTTAAAAAGCGCCCCCCCAGTTTGTACTCGTTAGGAAAGTCAGCCTCCTCCAGTAACCAGTTCGACTTCAACTCCGAGACGTTGGTAATGGGACCACTTAAGGGGCCCCTGTGATCCGTCAAAAGCGAGACTGCTGGATGGAGTCGGTTCGGTAAGATATGTTCCCGCCGTCCTTGACTTCGTAACTCAAAACTTAAGCGAGTTTAACTAGGTGCACTGTATAGCGTATTGCTGTATAGTTTTACAGTAGGCAAATAAGAGTGGATACATAAATTATTAGCGGTGCATTTATTCAAAACAACTTAGACTGCATATGCACCAGGTGTGATATAGTAACTTGATTAGCAACATCCAGGAACTATCCAGGGATAATTGCTGCATTTGAGCAAATTTCTGACAGCACAATCTACGGTTTTTAACGTTTACCCAAAACATGTCTCAATATGACTCCAACGTTTTAAACTGTGTGTTAAACGCACATATCCTGTTTAATTTCCAGGTGTCCATGGGCCCTCTGAGGTGACACTGTCAGATCATTAGCCACACTAGGTCTATTTCAGTTGCTAGTTAAGTTCCTGATTTGTGCATGCCAGTTTTACCCCTTTGCGAGTTACAGGCCCTAGATTACTTCAGTAATCATCcagtattattaataaataatactgaacttttgtgaaatttataaataaagtaaaacagacAGATAGCAACTGTAGAagataactgtacaaaatagatgcacataaaacatataaacaaCTGAAACACTGCAGTGATACACATTACATCAGATccaaaaaatgatattttttcaatattcagaaaatacatttagttTCTGGTTTATTCCACAATATTCTGTGGCTCTTGTGTTTCAAAATAGCTCAGATCTCACACAGAATTAGATTTTGTCACTGTGTGCACAATATTATACGTTTTCCTCACAGCAGGGGTGGGCCATGTgtaataatcatattttatttgccaCTCAGGTGTCAAGTGAATGATTTCTTCACTGAGAACCTAATTTTCATTAATCTATTCTATTCCTTTTCACATCAGTCTCATTCCAGTTCACCATCTGCTCCCCTGTCTACAGCACCGAGGCAATAACTCACTGACACTTGAACATAATGACTGCTTGtgtcaaataattaatttgtatgaATACTGCTTCTACACCCCTTTTGGACTTGCTCCAAGCATATATTAACATGGTTCCTAAGTTGTCTCTTAGCCCATACTAAATCATAACCATGTGTGTTAAATGTATTAACAACAGTCAATATGCTTTTTCTGGGATATCCACGTCAGATCtgttttttcataattacattagCATGTCCAACCACTGAggttaaaacaaatgcataataaCAAAAAACCATGCAGCACATACATCAACTGAAGGTGGCCATTTTATGATTTTCACTTATAGACCTTGACTGAAATACGTTTGTCTTTCCAGAGTGAAACTATTTAATGCAAACTGTACCAATAGACTTGACATTTGTCCTTCAGCAAGTGCACACAAATATCTGTGTTACGTGTCTGTATATAAAGAGTTAAAGTAGAGAATCCATCTATAATTCTGTGGCAAGTAACGTCTCAGTATTGAAACTAACAATGCTTCTGAACTAGTAAACAGTCATGATTTCTCATAGACTTGCTTTGGATTACACAGCTAAGAACAAAAGTCTTGCTGATTTCACATTAGGATGTTTAACATAAACGTTTTAAGCAACTATTTTGCTTCAGTGCATAATCAAGGACAAGACCACTGAATTAACACCATCTTTCTGTCCTCTGAGCTCCACTGGCAAATTCACATGGTTTCAAGTTCATTAGTCTTGGAATAATCATGGATTAGAGTGCATCAGGGTTACAGAGGTGGTGTTCACTTGGATTTAGAGAGTAGTCTGGAGGGCCTTGTGTTTGCAAGATATACAGTTaatttctccccattggacagaAATTTAGCCAGCTTAAAGActtacaatttcattttttattaatcaattGTCTACTCATATTACACCAGGAGTGAAATATTCCTTTCTCTTTTAATATCTGTTATTATTGGGTCATAAACATTTCAGTGGAGGGAAATTGCAGTAAACTAAATAACATCAGGGTAAAGTCATTCCCATAATTAAAGCCACCGCTAGCTCAAATGACCAGTGTCTTGCTAGTTCATAATAAGGAAGTCATTGCAACAAAAATTAGTTTACAGTTCAAGGGCAAATTTAACACAATAAACTGAAACATTGGCATAAACAAATCAACATTATAAAATTGCACAGGCCTTGGAgggtcaaataaatattttatattaaagtgTCAATCTTTTCATATTAAatcttttcatataaaaataacatatttgatACCTTCCCAGAATGGCATTTTTGCAGCAgtcaatgtgtttgcatttgtaaaaTTTTTCCCCTATATGCTGCtttctaatggtgatgtcagGTGCGACATTCCCACCACATAATAAAATTTgatgacacacacagaaaattgcATGACCAATGCGGAAGTGCATGCACGTAAAATCAGAGACCCTCCCCCAGGATCTATGCTAACatccaaagaagaagaagactgCAGAAGAGAAGCACCGGTGGTTGGAAGTTTTGATGAACAAGACTAGTTGTGGTTGCATAGGCCaacacattcaaaatggctgaaaaatctATTAAAAGAACACCTTCAGATAATAACCCACCAGCTGAAGTGACCAAAAAAAGGACACTCTGATGATCATAAGAAGGTACACTTAGTCCAGCAGTCTAACATCAGTACTTAATGTAACCTCTTTTTCTTACTTTTACAGAGTTGTGGATAAAAATAGTGAAAGTGAGCGTATCTACTTATGTCGTACTCACACAGTGTGACATCATTAAAGAACTGTCCCTCCCACTAGGCAGATCAGGCACTGCACCTATGGCCCCGCCTTCTTGCCCAGGGCCCCACTTTTTTGCCTTCTTTTGATTGCAGAAGAATCAGGAGGTGCCACTGTTTTGGAGGGGtccccaaattattttttgccaaGGGCCCTCAAAAGTCTAGGGATGGTAGCATCGTTACCTGATCTTAGCTCCCTTATTTGTCGCGGGTGATGTCTCTTAACAAAAGGCCTAAAACTCATCAAATGTAACCACGTGTTGCCactttgtctttaaaattaggtttgataTGTGATAAACCAAATACTTGAATTCAATAATGCAGGTTCACACTGCATTCTGAGACTGGCAATGCACTAGCACTAGCTAAGTATCCAGGTATTGATATCTAAATATGCAAGATTCATTTGTGGAAAGCATGTTGTCAGAATTACAAATACCTGGAGTCCAATTTTGAACCAGTCAGAAAACTGAAAGGGT
Protein-coding sequences here:
- the LOC135249511 gene encoding urotensin-2 receptor — encoded protein: MNHNRSGNFNVSPPLNSSSGSVDELVITSTFGTLLSLVYIVGVSGNVYTLVVMCHSIRFATSMYISIINLALADLLYLSTIPFVVCTYFLKDWYFGDVGCRILLSLDLLTMHASIFTLTVMCTERYLAVTKPLDTVKRSKSYRKAMAGGVWMLSLVLTIPMMTMVNQTTKQSDGGVKRMCAPTWGTEAYKIYLSILFSTSIMAPGIIIGYLYTKLARTYLESQRNSATNKGNKRSPKQKVLIMIFTIVLVFWACFLPFWIWQLLPLYHKPLRLASHTHTCINYLVACLTYSNSCINPFLYTLLTKNYREYLKNRHRSFYRYTSSFKKRPPSLYSLGKSASSSNQFDFNSETLVMGPLKGPL